In the Candidatus Omnitrophota bacterium genome, one interval contains:
- a CDS encoding CDP-alcohol phosphatidyltransferase family protein, with product MGKDLIPGWLKKWYLSVLAPGVRWFTSLRIHPNVFTSLSLAVSAASAVAFAAGSLVWGGILVLFSGTFDIVDGAVARASGRSSKFGALFDSSLDRYAEFFVLIGVLVYFIQQDYDVLLSVLVVGAALCGSFMVSYVRARAEGLGFECKVGWMQRPERIVLLGFGSIIHEYALMAVLVLIAILSNLTAIQRMVYIAEISRPAR from the coding sequence ATGGGGAAAGATCTGATTCCCGGATGGCTGAAAAAATGGTATCTCTCGGTGCTGGCTCCGGGGGTCCGCTGGTTCACCTCTCTGCGGATCCATCCCAATGTCTTCACATCCCTGTCTCTGGCGGTCAGCGCGGCCAGCGCCGTGGCTTTTGCGGCCGGCTCTCTCGTGTGGGGCGGAATCCTGGTCTTGTTTTCCGGCACGTTCGATATCGTTGACGGGGCCGTGGCGCGTGCGTCCGGCCGGTCCAGCAAATTCGGGGCCTTGTTCGATTCCTCTCTGGACCGGTACGCGGAATTTTTTGTCCTGATCGGCGTGCTCGTTTACTTCATCCAGCAGGATTACGATGTCCTGTTGTCCGTTTTGGTCGTGGGCGCCGCGTTGTGCGGGTCGTTCATGGTCAGTTATGTCCGGGCCAGGGCCGAGGGGCTTGGCTTTGAGTGCAAGGTGGGCTGGATGCAGAGGCCGGAACGGATCGTCCTTTTGGGCTTCGGTTCGATCATCCACGAGTATGCCCTCATGGCTGTCCTGGTCCTTATTGCCATTTTATCGAATTTGACCGCGATCCAGCGGATGGTCTATATCGCCGAAATTTCAAGGCCGGCTCGATAA